The following proteins come from a genomic window of Achromobacter sp. AONIH1:
- a CDS encoding amino acid deaminase, whose translation MSISSFPAAPLDVNGKGLGAFPASCTTAGVADLGWNLLAEDVSLPAAVLYEARVRHNLQWMQRFMEAYRVKLAPHGKTTMSPALFQRQIDGGAWGITLANAPQVQAAHNHGIRRVLMANQLVGRANMAIIARILRQDPDFTYFCIIDSPANAAHLGAYFGEQGLTLPVLIELGPAGGRTGVRDDAQFQAVADEIARWPALALAGIEVYEGVLQEEQAIRAFLRRATGALRGLAEAGRLRKNGPALISGAGSAWFDVVAEEFSNLDIGAPLDVVLRPGCYLSHDVGVYRSAAERINAHNPVARKMDPGLQPALQVWAYVQSLPEPGRAIIALGKRDAAFDAGLPTPAQRYRPGQAAPGAAPAHWKLTAMMDQHAFMQISEGDDIQVGDMIAFDISHPCLTFDKWRQVLLVDEQYRVIDVAETFF comes from the coding sequence ATGAGCATCTCCTCCTTCCCCGCAGCCCCCCTGGACGTGAACGGCAAAGGCCTCGGCGCCTTCCCGGCTTCCTGTACCACCGCCGGCGTGGCGGACCTGGGCTGGAATCTGCTGGCCGAGGACGTCAGCCTGCCGGCCGCCGTGCTGTACGAAGCCCGCGTGCGCCACAACCTGCAATGGATGCAGCGCTTCATGGAAGCCTACCGCGTCAAGCTGGCGCCGCACGGCAAGACCACCATGAGCCCGGCCCTGTTCCAGCGCCAGATCGACGGCGGCGCCTGGGGCATCACGCTGGCGAACGCGCCCCAGGTGCAGGCCGCACACAACCACGGCATCCGCCGCGTGCTGATGGCCAACCAGCTGGTGGGCCGCGCCAACATGGCCATCATCGCCCGCATCCTGCGCCAGGATCCGGACTTCACCTATTTCTGCATCATCGATTCGCCGGCCAATGCCGCCCACCTGGGCGCCTACTTCGGCGAACAGGGCCTGACGCTGCCCGTGCTGATCGAGCTGGGCCCGGCCGGCGGCCGCACCGGCGTGCGCGACGACGCGCAATTCCAGGCGGTGGCCGACGAGATCGCCCGCTGGCCCGCGCTGGCCCTGGCCGGCATCGAAGTCTACGAGGGCGTGCTGCAGGAAGAACAGGCCATCCGCGCCTTCCTGCGCCGCGCCACCGGCGCGCTGCGCGGCCTGGCCGAAGCGGGCCGCCTGCGCAAGAACGGCCCGGCACTGATCTCCGGCGCCGGCTCGGCCTGGTTCGACGTGGTGGCCGAGGAATTCTCGAACCTGGATATCGGCGCGCCGCTGGACGTGGTGCTGCGCCCCGGTTGCTACCTGTCGCACGACGTGGGCGTCTACCGCTCGGCCGCCGAGCGCATCAACGCGCACAACCCCGTGGCCCGCAAGATGGACCCGGGCCTGCAGCCCGCGCTGCAGGTCTGGGCCTATGTGCAATCGCTGCCCGAGCCGGGCCGCGCCATCATCGCGCTGGGCAAGCGCGACGCCGCTTTCGACGCCGGCCTGCCCACGCCGGCCCAGCGCTACCGTCCCGGCCAGGCCGCCCCCGGCGCCGCCCCGGCGCACTGGAAGCTGACGGCCATGATGGATCAGCATGCCTTCATGCAGATCAGCGAAGGCGACGACATCCAGGTCGGCGACATGATCGCCTTCGATATCTCCCATCCCTGCCTGACGTTCGACAAGTGGCGCCAGGTCCTGCTGGTGGACGAGCAGTACCGCGTCATCGACGTCGCGGAAACATTTTTCTAA
- a CDS encoding deaminated glutathione amidase, with translation MLKVALGQFAVSRVWEENAQVCEDLMRRAREAGAGLLILPEGILARDITDPQIVLKAAQPLDGPFVSRLLAASRGSRLATLFCVHVPTGDGRVWNTLVTLRDGEIISEYRKLHLYDAFNMKESTNVTPGDRIPLLLEIDGLKIGLMTCYDVRFPEMARRLALDGADLLALPAAWVRGSLKENHWEVLVTARALENTCYVAATGECGERNIGRSMVVDPLGVVTASAGEGPALVVAEIDPERLAHARKVLPVLANRRFAAPELA, from the coding sequence ATGCTGAAAGTCGCCTTGGGCCAGTTCGCCGTCAGCCGCGTCTGGGAAGAAAACGCCCAGGTCTGCGAGGACCTGATGCGGCGCGCCCGCGAGGCCGGCGCCGGCCTGCTGATCCTGCCGGAAGGCATCCTGGCCCGCGACATCACCGACCCGCAGATCGTGCTCAAGGCGGCCCAGCCGCTGGACGGCCCCTTCGTGTCCCGCCTGCTCGCCGCCAGCCGGGGCTCGCGGCTGGCCACCCTGTTCTGCGTGCACGTGCCCACGGGCGACGGCCGCGTCTGGAATACCCTGGTCACGCTGCGTGACGGCGAGATCATTTCCGAGTACCGCAAGCTGCACCTGTACGACGCCTTCAACATGAAGGAATCGACCAACGTCACGCCGGGCGACCGGATCCCGCTGCTGCTGGAGATCGACGGCCTGAAAATCGGACTGATGACCTGCTACGACGTGCGCTTCCCGGAAATGGCCCGCCGCCTGGCGCTGGACGGCGCCGACCTGCTGGCGCTGCCGGCGGCCTGGGTGCGCGGTTCGCTCAAGGAAAACCACTGGGAAGTGCTGGTGACGGCGCGGGCGCTGGAAAACACCTGCTACGTTGCCGCCACCGGCGAGTGCGGCGAGCGCAACATCGGCCGCAGCATGGTGGTGGATCCGCTGGGCGTGGTGACGGCCAGCGCGGGCGAGGGGCCGGCGCTGGTGGTCGCCGAGATCGATCCCGAGCGGCTGGCGCACGCGCGCAAGGTGCTGCCGGTGCTGGCCAACCGCCGCTTCGCGGCGCCGGAGCTGGCCTGA
- a CDS encoding ATP-binding protein, giving the protein MEQRTLLYDERFLESYAGSIITDAATAIVELVANCWDAYATEVNVSWPDASIERQFKISDNGHGMTRDEFQYIWRTIAYNRLSSGTATTVPPDDVQGAPRLVFGKNGKGRFASFCFASEYLITSRKDGQEFVCRVHRTATDPLVLEEISFRDTGVVGHGTEIVGNGVIPQFVFTAEKARELIGSRFLANPSFKVKLNGSEITFNDIPDLLSQSEVSVDGYGKAIILHIDTKKADKTTKQHGLAWWVQGRAVGQCRWSRSDYERVLDGRTSEAKRFTFIVQADYLNAYDAVQGDWSGFKDENDAWVKTREAVQDRVRQIIFHASKTERETRRSSVIEKIGSTMNALSLVSKDRVESFVNEVIDTCPNFGEAEIVQLSSILAKLEQSKSRYGLLDLLHKCEPTDYDTLHDILKEWTIGMAKLVLDEIQNRLRLIGELRTKLKQVGVDEVHELQPLFERGLWMFGAQFESIEFTSNKGMTNVIKTIFKDGGGKGTRNRPDFVALPDSSVGFYARASYDDNHDEDGVEHLVIIDLKTTGLVLGSKEKDQIWKYVKELREKGYLKRYTRVDGFVLGDKIEYGENEPTTHGEEVKISPLLYDTILVRAEKRLLSLHSKVKDAPFLLEQQDALKKFLEPVEVSQEEFVEVATAVFK; this is encoded by the coding sequence ATGGAGCAGAGAACACTTCTCTATGATGAGCGGTTCCTGGAGAGCTATGCAGGATCCATCATTACCGACGCAGCCACTGCCATTGTTGAGCTGGTAGCCAATTGCTGGGATGCCTACGCTACCGAAGTGAATGTCTCTTGGCCTGACGCGTCGATAGAACGACAGTTCAAGATAAGCGACAACGGTCATGGCATGACTCGCGATGAGTTCCAGTACATCTGGCGCACGATTGCCTATAACCGCCTTTCATCGGGCACGGCTACTACTGTTCCGCCTGACGACGTTCAGGGTGCCCCTCGTCTTGTGTTTGGCAAGAACGGAAAGGGGCGATTTGCTAGTTTTTGCTTCGCCTCTGAATACCTCATTACCTCGCGGAAGGATGGTCAAGAATTCGTGTGTCGTGTCCATCGAACCGCCACTGATCCGCTCGTGCTTGAAGAGATCTCTTTTAGAGACACGGGTGTTGTCGGACATGGGACAGAGATCGTCGGGAACGGTGTTATCCCACAATTTGTGTTCACGGCCGAAAAAGCACGTGAATTAATTGGCAGTCGATTTCTCGCCAACCCGTCGTTTAAAGTAAAGCTCAATGGGAGCGAGATCACCTTCAATGACATCCCCGACCTCCTCTCCCAGAGCGAAGTGTCCGTCGATGGGTATGGTAAGGCCATCATTCTTCATATCGATACGAAAAAAGCAGATAAAACGACGAAGCAGCATGGCTTGGCTTGGTGGGTGCAGGGGAGAGCTGTTGGTCAGTGCAGATGGAGTCGAAGTGACTACGAGCGGGTCCTTGACGGTCGGACATCTGAGGCGAAGCGTTTCACCTTTATCGTCCAAGCAGACTACCTTAATGCGTACGATGCCGTTCAGGGTGATTGGAGTGGTTTCAAGGATGAAAACGATGCGTGGGTGAAGACGCGTGAGGCAGTGCAAGACCGAGTCCGTCAAATCATCTTCCATGCTAGCAAGACCGAAAGGGAGACTCGCCGCAGCTCCGTGATTGAGAAGATCGGCAGCACGATGAACGCCTTGTCTCTCGTAAGCAAAGATAGAGTTGAAAGCTTCGTTAACGAGGTCATTGATACATGCCCGAATTTTGGCGAGGCTGAGATTGTGCAGTTATCCAGCATCCTCGCGAAGTTGGAGCAGTCCAAGTCGCGCTATGGACTGCTCGATCTTCTCCATAAATGTGAGCCGACCGATTACGACACCCTCCACGACATACTGAAAGAGTGGACCATTGGCATGGCAAAGCTGGTGCTAGATGAGATCCAAAATCGTTTGAGACTGATCGGTGAATTGCGTACCAAGCTTAAGCAAGTCGGCGTGGATGAGGTCCACGAGTTACAGCCGCTGTTTGAACGGGGATTATGGATGTTTGGAGCTCAATTCGAATCCATTGAGTTCACATCCAATAAGGGCATGACTAACGTCATCAAGACGATTTTTAAGGACGGAGGTGGGAAGGGTACGAGAAATCGCCCGGATTTTGTGGCGTTGCCTGACAGTAGCGTTGGTTTTTATGCTCGTGCGTCGTATGACGATAACCACGACGAAGACGGTGTGGAACACCTGGTCATCATTGATCTGAAGACCACGGGTCTAGTCTTGGGCAGCAAGGAAAAGGACCAAATATGGAAGTATGTGAAGGAGCTGCGCGAAAAGGGCTATCTGAAAAGATACACACGGGTAGACGGTTTCGTTTTGGGCGACAAGATTGAGTACGGTGAAAACGAGCCGACAACCCATGGTGAAGAGGTCAAGATCTCTCCACTGCTGTACGACACCATATTGGTACGAGCCGAAAAAAGATTGCTAAGTCTTCACAGCAAGGTCAAGGACGCTCCGTTTCTGTTAGAACAACAGGATGCTTTGAAAAAATTCTTGGAACCTGTGGAAGTCTCTCAGGAAGAATTCGTTGAAGTCGCCACCGCAGTATTTAAATGA
- a CDS encoding replication-associated recombination protein A — translation MSDLFATKAPQPLAEALRPATLKEVIGQSHLLGEGKPLRLAFDSGRPHSMILWGPPGVGKTTIARLTANAFDCEFIALSAVFSGVKDIRDAMEQAKRNQANSKRTILFIDEIHRFNKAQQDALLPYAESGLVTFIGATTENPSFEVNSALLSRSQVYVLKSLSEDELKELFQRAKENVFPELDFDELALNTLIGYADGDARRFLNLLEQTKAAAEVSNVETVTADFVSNALTLNSRRFDKGGDNFYDQISALHKSVRGSNPDAALYWFTRMLDGGADPKYLSRRIVRMAWEDIGLADPRALQIANDAASTFERLGSPEGELALGQAVIYLSIAAKSNAGYNAFNAAKAFVRQDKSREVPVHLRNAPTKLMKELGHGHAYRYAHDEPHGYAAGETYFPDGLRHQYWYVPVPRGLEVKIAEKLAFLRKLDDEAQGE, via the coding sequence ATGTCAGATCTCTTCGCCACCAAGGCACCCCAACCACTTGCGGAAGCACTCAGGCCCGCAACCTTGAAGGAGGTTATTGGGCAGTCTCATCTGCTGGGTGAAGGTAAGCCGTTGCGCCTTGCTTTTGATTCTGGCAGACCTCACTCCATGATCTTGTGGGGGCCGCCTGGTGTGGGTAAAACAACCATTGCGAGATTGACGGCAAACGCTTTTGATTGTGAGTTCATTGCCCTGTCTGCTGTGTTTTCTGGTGTCAAAGACATCAGAGACGCGATGGAGCAGGCAAAGCGAAACCAAGCCAATAGCAAGCGCACTATCCTTTTTATCGATGAAATCCATAGGTTCAATAAAGCGCAACAGGATGCTCTGTTGCCTTATGCCGAATCAGGACTGGTGACGTTCATCGGAGCCACTACCGAAAACCCATCTTTTGAGGTTAATTCGGCTCTGTTGTCTCGCTCCCAAGTCTATGTGTTGAAGTCATTGAGTGAGGATGAACTTAAGGAGCTTTTTCAACGGGCAAAGGAGAACGTATTCCCTGAGCTTGACTTTGATGAGCTAGCCCTCAACACTTTGATTGGCTATGCCGATGGTGATGCCCGCAGATTTCTCAATCTGTTGGAGCAGACTAAGGCTGCCGCTGAGGTTTCCAATGTTGAGACGGTCACTGCAGATTTTGTATCCAATGCCCTAACTTTGAACTCCCGCAGGTTCGATAAAGGTGGAGACAATTTCTATGATCAGATAAGTGCCCTTCACAAATCTGTGCGGGGTTCCAATCCTGATGCTGCCCTTTATTGGTTTACTCGCATGCTAGATGGTGGGGCAGATCCAAAATATTTATCCCGCCGAATTGTCCGCATGGCATGGGAAGACATTGGACTTGCAGATCCACGAGCTCTTCAGATAGCAAACGATGCCGCTTCAACTTTTGAACGATTGGGTAGCCCTGAAGGTGAGTTGGCTCTCGGTCAGGCGGTTATCTATCTTTCTATCGCGGCGAAGTCCAATGCTGGCTACAACGCTTTCAATGCTGCCAAGGCATTTGTTCGACAAGATAAGAGTCGGGAAGTACCTGTCCACCTTCGCAATGCTCCAACCAAGCTAATGAAAGAATTGGGGCATGGTCATGCTTACCGATATGCTCATGATGAGCCACATGGATATGCGGCAGGAGAGACATACTTTCCTGATGGTCTGAGACATCAATATTGGTATGTACCAGTCCCTAGGGGATTGGAAGTGAAGATTGCCGAGAAACTGGCATTCCTCAGAAAGCTCGATGATGAGGCGCAGGGCGAATAG
- a CDS encoding PIN domain-containing protein, producing the protein MNDKKLLLIDFENKQKVDLSSLDESFRAIIFVGANQNPPKAAKKPVTAHRFSRVDFLKISGAGKNALDFHIAFELGRTFETAPDTQCFVLSGDKGFDPLLNHLNANGMSCKRVESIGDLMPAAAAPIIAPDLVVCPHCKAASTIEHHGGQWCTNCGRFASPPDPKLLPSNQKGYREPARTWRESTALYAVCEWCHQKADMTGGIYDDGEWMCGLCISRYAK; encoded by the coding sequence GTGAACGACAAGAAGCTGTTGTTGATTGATTTTGAAAACAAGCAGAAGGTCGATCTTTCCTCGCTAGACGAGAGCTTCCGAGCGATCATCTTTGTGGGAGCTAATCAGAACCCTCCCAAGGCTGCGAAGAAACCTGTAACGGCCCATAGGTTCAGTCGAGTAGATTTTCTGAAAATTTCGGGTGCTGGAAAGAATGCCTTGGACTTCCACATAGCCTTTGAGCTTGGTCGGACATTTGAAACCGCGCCAGATACCCAATGCTTCGTGTTGAGTGGCGATAAGGGGTTTGATCCCTTGCTGAACCATCTGAACGCCAACGGTATGAGCTGCAAAAGGGTGGAGAGTATCGGGGACCTGATGCCCGCTGCTGCGGCGCCAATCATTGCCCCTGATCTCGTTGTTTGCCCTCATTGCAAAGCGGCGAGCACGATTGAGCATCATGGTGGGCAGTGGTGTACAAACTGCGGGAGATTTGCCTCTCCCCCAGATCCCAAGCTTCTGCCTTCCAATCAGAAAGGCTACCGGGAGCCAGCACGGACTTGGCGTGAAAGCACTGCCCTTTACGCGGTGTGTGAATGGTGCCACCAGAAGGCCGATATGACGGGTGGTATCTATGATGATGGTGAATGGATGTGTGGCCTGTGTATTAGTCGCTACGCCAAATAG
- a CDS encoding DUF4755 domain-containing protein, with amino-acid sequence MQQLPNWKGSVMRVLFRALFFFSFLSFFLGVIVFAIGATGSVHDSSGPLQFGLLLMLPLVAVIILKSYLSKAYKRRFEELVESNGGAKYADFVDLSGIAITNAGKIVLCNLSNLKAYALDDVRSYKWATYEPGIGDGKHLATIAQELRQQDDGTGLFLSLKDISNPTWHVRFKKKPLIDKWFEILNQIYGN; translated from the coding sequence TTGCAGCAGCTTCCTAACTGGAAAGGATCTGTTATGCGGGTTTTATTTCGAGCATTGTTCTTCTTCTCCTTCCTGTCTTTCTTTCTGGGAGTGATCGTTTTTGCTATAGGCGCTACAGGTTCGGTGCATGACTCTTCTGGTCCGCTTCAGTTTGGGCTTTTGCTCATGCTGCCACTAGTCGCGGTGATTATCCTGAAAAGCTATTTGAGCAAGGCCTACAAGCGGCGGTTCGAAGAGTTAGTGGAGTCCAATGGTGGTGCTAAGTATGCTGATTTTGTGGACCTTTCTGGAATTGCCATAACCAATGCCGGAAAAATCGTTCTTTGCAATCTCTCGAATCTTAAAGCCTATGCCCTGGACGATGTTCGGTCCTACAAATGGGCGACATATGAGCCTGGTATTGGAGACGGTAAACACCTTGCCACTATTGCGCAAGAGCTAAGGCAGCAGGACGATGGAACTGGTCTGTTCCTGTCGTTAAAGGATATTTCTAACCCTACCTGGCACGTCCGCTTTAAGAAGAAGCCCCTAATCGACAAATGGTTTGAAATCCTCAATCAGATTTATGGAAACTGA